A region of Thermovibrio ammonificans HB-1 DNA encodes the following proteins:
- the trpS gene encoding tryptophan--tRNA ligase, which produces MKIALEKYEEPKDIKRVLSGMRPTGKIHLGNYFGALKAWIELQDRAESFFFIADWHAITTSYHDTGELAENTVQMMADWLACGLDPEKSTLFVQSWIKEHAELHLLLSMITPVRWLERNPTYKEMMENLKDRELATYGFLGYPVLQTADIVLYNADTVPVGIDQIPHLELSREIARRFNRFFGELFVEPRPYLSKAPKLPGLDGRKMSKSYGNCIYLSDSEEEVNKKVMSMVTDPARVRKTDPGHPEVCSVYAYHKIFTPKERVAEIEEACRNGEIGCVQCKRELAKNLNAFLEPIRSKRAELLSNRKALMEVFKEGSERARKVAAATMERVREAVNFLRQP; this is translated from the coding sequence ATGAAGATTGCCCTCGAGAAGTACGAGGAGCCTAAAGATATAAAGCGGGTTCTCTCGGGAATGAGGCCCACGGGGAAGATTCACCTCGGTAACTACTTCGGTGCACTAAAGGCCTGGATTGAGCTTCAGGACCGTGCCGAGAGCTTCTTCTTCATAGCCGACTGGCACGCAATAACAACCTCCTACCACGATACCGGGGAGCTTGCCGAAAACACCGTTCAGATGATGGCCGACTGGCTTGCCTGCGGCCTCGACCCGGAAAAGAGCACCCTCTTTGTTCAGAGTTGGATAAAGGAACACGCCGAGCTTCACCTCCTACTCTCTATGATTACCCCTGTAAGGTGGCTTGAGAGAAACCCCACCTACAAGGAGATGATGGAAAACCTTAAAGACAGAGAGCTTGCAACTTACGGCTTTTTGGGCTACCCGGTTCTTCAAACGGCCGATATAGTCCTTTACAACGCAGATACCGTTCCGGTGGGAATAGACCAGATTCCCCACCTTGAGCTCTCTCGCGAGATAGCAAGGCGCTTTAACCGCTTCTTCGGAGAGCTGTTCGTTGAGCCAAGGCCTTACCTCTCTAAGGCTCCCAAGCTGCCGGGACTCGACGGCAGGAAGATGAGTAAGTCCTACGGGAACTGCATCTACCTTTCCGACTCGGAAGAGGAGGTCAACAAAAAGGTTATGTCTATGGTTACAGACCCGGCCCGGGTGCGTAAAACCGACCCGGGCCACCCGGAAGTCTGCTCCGTTTACGCATACCACAAGATATTCACCCCGAAGGAGCGGGTTGCCGAAATAGAGGAGGCCTGCAGGAACGGCGAGATAGGGTGCGTCCAGTGTAAGAGGGAGCTTGCCAAGAACCTTAACGCCTTCCTGGAGCCCATTAGGAGCAAGCGGGCTGAGCTCCTTTCCAACAGAAAGGCCCTTATGGAGGTGTTTAAGGAAGGCTCTGAGCGCGCCCGCAAAGTGGCGGCTGCTACAATGGAGAGGGTAAGGGAGGCTGTGAACTTCCTGAGGCAGCCGTGA
- the ribD gene encoding bifunctional diaminohydroxyphosphoribosylaminopyrimidine deaminase/5-amino-6-(5-phosphoribosylamino)uracil reductase RibD: MNDCYFMELALAEAYKGKGKTLPNPAVGAVVVREGRVVATGYHEAPGRPHAEAVALERAGDKAKGATLYVTLEPCNHYGRTPPCTEKIIASGVKRVVVGLRDPNPVASGGIERLRGAGIEVTVGVLKERCFELVEDFLTLVTCGRSFLHLKLASTLDGATADRDGRSKWITGGEARRLVHRLRSYHNAVMVGIGTVLADDPLLTVREFPVEKQPIAVVVDPSLKLPVNCRLVKERAAELVVVTAQESLLSYKASLLQDLGVRLLPVFGGEGRLDLEEALNGLKEEFSVYSLLCEGGARLAGSLLVQGLVDRLSLFYAPKALGGRDFVPIFGCESRSLEEAFNFWLFECGKVGSDALLKLYSRELEMLYRRL, from the coding sequence TTGAACGACTGCTACTTTATGGAGCTCGCCCTTGCGGAGGCCTACAAGGGTAAGGGGAAGACCCTCCCGAACCCGGCCGTGGGGGCGGTTGTTGTAAGGGAGGGGCGGGTTGTTGCCACCGGCTACCACGAAGCCCCGGGGCGGCCCCACGCAGAGGCGGTGGCCCTTGAGCGGGCGGGGGATAAAGCAAAGGGGGCAACCCTTTACGTGACCCTTGAACCCTGTAACCACTACGGCAGAACTCCCCCTTGCACCGAGAAGATAATCGCATCGGGCGTTAAGCGGGTTGTTGTAGGCCTGAGGGACCCCAATCCCGTTGCCTCCGGCGGCATCGAGAGGCTGAGGGGTGCCGGTATAGAGGTTACGGTAGGCGTTTTGAAGGAGCGCTGCTTTGAGCTTGTGGAGGACTTTTTAACCCTTGTAACCTGTGGCAGGAGCTTCCTCCACCTGAAGCTCGCCTCCACCTTAGACGGCGCAACGGCCGACAGGGATGGCAGGTCTAAGTGGATAACCGGAGGCGAAGCAAGGCGCCTTGTTCACCGCCTCAGGAGCTACCACAACGCCGTTATGGTGGGGATAGGCACCGTCCTTGCAGACGACCCCCTACTTACGGTCAGGGAGTTTCCCGTTGAGAAACAGCCCATTGCCGTTGTTGTAGACCCCTCTTTAAAACTTCCCGTGAACTGCCGATTAGTAAAGGAGAGGGCGGCCGAGCTGGTTGTTGTAACCGCTCAGGAGTCGCTGCTTTCCTACAAAGCTTCGCTCCTGCAGGATTTGGGAGTGAGGCTACTGCCGGTTTTCGGCGGAGAGGGACGGCTGGACCTTGAAGAGGCTTTAAACGGCCTGAAGGAGGAGTTCTCAGTTTACTCCCTCCTCTGTGAAGGGGGAGCGAGGCTTGCAGGCTCCCTGCTCGTTCAGGGGCTTGTAGACAGGCTGAGTCTCTTTTACGCACCGAAAGCCCTCGGCGGTAGGGACTTTGTGCCGATTTTCGGGTGTGAGAGCAGGAGCTTGGAGGAGGCCTTCAACTTCTGGCTGTTTGAGTGCGGTAAGGTGGGGAGCGACGCGCTGCTGAAGCTCTACAGCCGTGAGCTTGAGATGCTCTACCGGCGGCTGTAG
- the lpoB gene encoding penicillin-binding protein activator LpoB, protein MRRASLLLLCIALSSCATTTAVRYENGNPNLKPTTLALEYQDFKMAAQSLVNDMIKSGALDRPGGGRYVVAISTIINDTTQDIDTDQLIKDIRVALLKSGKAVITTYVKAGGPEDPMTGAIRKLRGNDEFNPKTLPGKHQLIAPDLSLSGKIVQRVLFTNEGKKVEYYFILTLTDLKTGLAIWEGEKEITKVAGPNHYTW, encoded by the coding sequence ATGAGAAGAGCATCCCTTCTCCTGCTGTGTATAGCTCTAAGTAGCTGCGCAACTACTACGGCGGTCAGGTATGAAAACGGAAATCCGAACCTGAAGCCGACAACCCTGGCCCTTGAGTACCAAGACTTTAAAATGGCAGCTCAATCTCTGGTCAACGACATGATAAAGTCGGGGGCACTCGACAGGCCGGGAGGGGGAAGGTACGTAGTGGCAATCTCTACGATAATTAACGATACTACCCAAGATATAGACACCGACCAACTCATAAAGGACATAAGAGTGGCCCTCTTGAAAAGCGGTAAGGCGGTAATAACAACCTACGTAAAGGCGGGAGGGCCCGAGGACCCGATGACGGGGGCCATTAGGAAACTGAGGGGCAACGACGAGTTCAACCCGAAGACCCTACCCGGTAAACATCAGCTTATAGCACCGGACCTTTCCCTCTCGGGGAAGATAGTGCAAAGGGTTCTGTTTACAAACGAGGGAAAAAAAGTTGAGTACTACTTCATCTTGACCCTTACCGACCTTAAAACGGGCCTGGCAATCTGGGAAGGAGAAAAGGAGATAACGAAAGTTGCCGGTCCGAATCACTACACTTGGTAA